CGCAGTTCCTTGGGGTTCAAGCCATCAAGTACTTGACCAGAGAACTTCACGCCGCCAATATCTTCATCCGCAGGACCGGATGCAGCGCCTCCACCACCCAGCGCCAATTGTTTGCGCGCTTCCGCGAGTTCCTTTTCAAGCGTTTTGCGCTCTTCCACCAACGCCGCGACACGTGTGGTCGCCTCATCTGGCGACGTTTTGAGGACGCCAGCGAGACTTTTGAGCGCATCTTCGCGGCTGACGAGCCACTGGCGGGCTGCTTCGCCGGTCAGGGCTTCGATGCGGCGCACTCCCGACGACACCGCGCTTTCGGAGATAATCCGAAACACGCCGATATCACCTGTGGCTTTTACGTGTGTACCGCCGCACAGTTCGACCGAATAATTCTTTCCGTCATCGGAATGTTGTCCCATCGAAAGTACACGGACTTCGTCGCCGTATTTCTCACCAAACAGCGCCATAGCGCCTGCCTCGATCGCGTCATCGGGACTCATAAGCCGGGTTACAACCGGATCATTGGCACGGATTTCGGCATTCACTTCGGCTTCAATGGCGGCGATATCTTCTTCCGTCAGCGCGACGGGCTGCGAGAAATCAAAGCGCAAACGGTCCTCGGCGACCAAGGAACCCTTCTGCGTTACGTGATCACCCAAACGATTACGGAGCGCGGCGTGAACAAGGTGCGTTGCCGAGTGGTTTGCGCGAATGCGGTCACGGCGTCCTGCATCGACATCCATGTGGACCGTGTCGCCGACTGAAATCGTACCCGTGTCAATCGTGGATTGATGCGTGTGCAACCGCCCGAGCGGTTTGGCCGTGTCAGTAACCGTAACCGACAGCCCTTCAGGTGTCGTGATTGAGCCAACATCACCCGCCTGCCCCCCGCTTTCACCATAAAACGGCGTCTGGTTGGTCAGTATTGTGACATCGTCGCCTTTGGTAGCGGATTGGACTTCTTTGCCGTCCTTGACGAGCGCCACAACGCGCCCCTCGCCGCTGGTGGAAGTGTAGCCGGTAAATTCGGTGCTGCCTTCGCGCTCGGCAATGTCGAACCAGACCTCGTTGGAGGCTGCATCGCCCGAGCCCTTCCATGCTGCGCGCGCAGCTGCTTTTTGGCGATCCATTGCGGCGTCGAAACCTGCGCGGTCGACCGCGATGCCGCGGTCTCGCAAGGCATCTTCGGTCAGATCGTATGGAAAACCATATGTGTCGTAGAGCTTGAACGCAGTCTCGCCATCAAGCTGCTCGCCGCCGCTCATATCCCCGGTCGCATCATCGAGCAGCTTCAGACCCTTGTCGAGCGTGCGCCGGAACTGTGTTTCTTCGCGTTCGAGCACTTCGGTGATGAGCGCTTGCCCGCGTTGCAGTTCGGGATAGGCCTGACCCATCTCGGTAACCAACTCAGGGACCAGACGATGCATCAATGGCTCGCTCGCACCGAGCAAATGCGCGTGACGCATCGCACGGCGCATTATCCGCCGCAAAACATAGCCGCGCCCTTCGTTCGACGGCAGCACGCCATCGGCCAGAAGGAAGCTGGTCGAGCGCAGATGATCGGCTATCACGCGGTGGCTTGCCTGCGTGTCACCGGTAGCCGCCACGCCGGTGAGGCTTTCGGATGCTGCGATCAGCGCTTTGAATGTGTCGGTATCGTAATTGTCATGCACACCCTGCATCACTGCAGCAACACGTTCTAGGCCCATGCCGGTGTCGATCGAAGGCTTTGGCAAATCGGTGCGATTACCCTGCCCGTCCTGTTCGAATTGCATAAAGACGAGATTCCAAATCTCGATAAAGCGGTCACCATCCTCATCGGGCGAACCAGGAGGGCCTCCGGGAATGTGATCGCCGTGATCGTAGAAAATCTCGCTACACGGTCCGCAGGGGCCAGTATCGCCCATCGACCAGAAATTGTCATTGGTGGCGATGCGGATGATCCTGTCTTCGGGCAGGCCCGCAATCTTGCGCCACAGATCGAAGGCTTCGTCATCGGTGTGATACACCGTTGCGATCAGCTTTTCGGCAGGCAGGCCCCATTCCTTGGTCAGCAGTGTCCATGCGTTATGGATTGCCTGTTCTTTGAAATAATCGCCGAAAGAGAAATTGCCGAGCATCTCGAAGAATGTGTGATGCCGCGCAGTGTAGCCGACATTGTCGAGATCGTTGTGCTTACCCCCTGCACGCACACATTTCTGCGAACTGGTTGCGCGCGGTGCTGGAGGCGTTTCGAGCCCGGTGAAGACGTTCTTGAACGGTACCATTCCCGCATTGACGAACATCAATGTGGGGTCGTTATACGGCACCAGCGGCGCGCTCGGCACCGCAGCGTGGTCCTGAGCCGCGAAATAGTCGAGAAACGAGCGGCGAATGTCATTGGTCGATTGCATCAGGTGCAATTAATCACTGACGGGGCGGGCGACAAGCGATTAAGCATGGCAAAGCGTACAGGCCGCGCAAAGAAAAGCCGGTGCGAGGCGGCGCTGACTTCAGCGGGCCCACGCACCGGTCCTTTCATTAAACGATATTAGTTGTCGTCAGTGCGTTCGCGGAGGCCCTGACTTTCGAGGCCGTCGACAACGTCTTCCTCAACTTCGGCATTGTGCTCCGCAACGGTTCCGATCACGTCTCCATCTTCGTCGAGCAGCACCGCTTCTTCATCCGAACCAACAGGTACGAGACGGACATAGACCGGGCGCGGATAGAGGCGGTTTGACGCGCCGTTTGAGCCATCAACAACGGCACCAATACCGCCGCCAGCAAGGATATTACCGAATGTCGAGCCACCAAGGCGGCTTTGAACATAAACGAATTCTGGTTTGTAGCCTTCCAGTTCAAAATCGACGCGCTGATCAAGGCCGCGCTTCATGCTGAATTCGCAAGGCGTGACGCAGGTCTGACCTTGGGAGATTTTGACAACGGCTCCCTCCGGATCAGACAGATATGCAATATCTTGGCTGGTGCCATTGAGGACTGTTGCACAGCCCGAAGTGGATACTCCCATCAATGCGACGAGAGCTACAGAAACAAAACGATTCATTATTTTCCCCCAAAAATCTCGATACTTCAAAGTTTTGAAGCGAGAATATTATGCTGCGCCACTCAATTGGGGATGGTCAAGTAAAAGTTGTGCAGGTTCGAGGGATATGGTCGACTTATGCCCCGACGAACTGCTCACCCAAAGAAAAACCGGTGCGGGGCGCTGCTGTCTCCAGCGTGCCGCTCGCACCGGTCTTCCATTTGCCCGGACGCGGGGAATTTAATCCCGCTTGGCGCGTCCGCTTGAAAAAATGATGTCAGTCCTCTTCGCTGGCCTCCGCGTCAGGGCCTGCCATCATTTCTTCGGCGACTTCATCGGTGCGGCCGCGAATTGCAGCTTCCAACTTGTCGCGCATCTCTGGATTTTCGTCGAGGAAGGTTTTCGAGTTCTCCCGTCCCTGCCCGATCCGGACCGAGTCATAGGAAAACCACGAACCGGATTTCTCGACCACGCCGGCTTTCACACCCAGATCGAGAATTTCGCCGGTCTTCGAAATACCCTTGCCATACATGATGTCGAATTCGACTTGCTTGAATGGCGGGGCAACCTTGTTCTTCACGACTTTCACGCGAGTCGAGTTACCAATCACTTCATCACGGTCCTTGATCTGACCCGTCCGGCGAATGTCGAGGCGAACCGATGCGTAGAATTTGAGCGCATTACCACCAGTTGTGACTTCGGGATTGCCGTACATCACACCGATTTTCATCCGCAGTTGGTTGAT
This genomic window from Pontixanthobacter aestiaquae contains:
- the alaS gene encoding alanine--tRNA ligase; translated protein: MQSTNDIRRSFLDYFAAQDHAAVPSAPLVPYNDPTLMFVNAGMVPFKNVFTGLETPPAPRATSSQKCVRAGGKHNDLDNVGYTARHHTFFEMLGNFSFGDYFKEQAIHNAWTLLTKEWGLPAEKLIATVYHTDDEAFDLWRKIAGLPEDRIIRIATNDNFWSMGDTGPCGPCSEIFYDHGDHIPGGPPGSPDEDGDRFIEIWNLVFMQFEQDGQGNRTDLPKPSIDTGMGLERVAAVMQGVHDNYDTDTFKALIAASESLTGVAATGDTQASHRVIADHLRSTSFLLADGVLPSNEGRGYVLRRIMRRAMRHAHLLGASEPLMHRLVPELVTEMGQAYPELQRGQALITEVLEREETQFRRTLDKGLKLLDDATGDMSGGEQLDGETAFKLYDTYGFPYDLTEDALRDRGIAVDRAGFDAAMDRQKAAARAAWKGSGDAASNEVWFDIAEREGSTEFTGYTSTSGEGRVVALVKDGKEVQSATKGDDVTILTNQTPFYGESGGQAGDVGSITTPEGLSVTVTDTAKPLGRLHTHQSTIDTGTISVGDTVHMDVDAGRRDRIRANHSATHLVHAALRNRLGDHVTQKGSLVAEDRLRFDFSQPVALTEEDIAAIEAEVNAEIRANDPVVTRLMSPDDAIEAGAMALFGEKYGDEVRVLSMGQHSDDGKNYSVELCGGTHVKATGDIGVFRIISESAVSSGVRRIEALTGEAARQWLVSREDALKSLAGVLKTSPDEATTRVAALVEERKTLEKELAEARKQLALGGGGAASGPADEDIGGVKFSGQVLDGLNPKELRGLLDEAKSRLGSGIAAAVAVNDGRAAFAVAVTDDLTEQYNAVALVRVGVEALGGKGGGGRADMAQGGGPDGGKADAAIAAVRAAIAE